A DNA window from Helianthus annuus cultivar XRQ/B chromosome 15, HanXRQr2.0-SUNRISE, whole genome shotgun sequence contains the following coding sequences:
- the LOC110909591 gene encoding putative beta-glucosidase 41 isoform X2 has protein sequence MFIHSPPKHSSKFKQNTFMNPIILILSLLITSCMFFRSESTSRSDFPHGFTFGTASSAFQFEGAVDEGNKGVSIWDTFSRIPGSILDFSNADQVVDQYHRFKMTNVYLYLRNSPEIQSRLLHRTVKFL, from the exons ATGTTTATCCATTCACCGCCAAAACAttcttcaaagttcaaacaaaacACATTCATGAACCCAATAATTCTTATTCTCTCACTACTAATCACATCATGCATGTTTTTCCGATCGGAATCCACAAGCAGATCCGATTTCCCACATGGGTTTACATTTGGAACCGCCTCATCTGCTTTCCAG TTTGAAGGGGCAGTTGATGAAGGAAATAAAGGAGTTAGCATCTGGGATACTTTTTCGAGGATACCCG GGAGTATATTGGATTTTAGCAATGCGGATCAGGTGGTTGATCAATATCATCGATTTAAG ATGACCAATGTATATCTCTACTTGAGGAATTCTCCAGAGATCCAGAGCCGATTGTTGCACAGAACTGTGAAGTTTCTCTAA
- the LOC110909591 gene encoding beta-glucosidase 34 isoform X1 — protein MFIHSPPKHSSKFKQNTFMNPIILILSLLITSCMFFRSESTSRSDFPHGFTFGTASSAFQFEGAVDEGNKGVSIWDTFSRIPGSILDFSNADQVVDQYHRFKHKIVGLIWLIEYYYMHEPLTNSKHHREAFKRTFAYNIGW, from the exons ATGTTTATCCATTCACCGCCAAAACAttcttcaaagttcaaacaaaacACATTCATGAACCCAATAATTCTTATTCTCTCACTACTAATCACATCATGCATGTTTTTCCGATCGGAATCCACAAGCAGATCCGATTTCCCACATGGGTTTACATTTGGAACCGCCTCATCTGCTTTCCAG TTTGAAGGGGCAGTTGATGAAGGAAATAAAGGAGTTAGCATCTGGGATACTTTTTCGAGGATACCCG GGAGTATATTGGATTTTAGCAATGCGGATCAGGTGGTTGATCAATATCATCGATTTAAG CATAAAATAGTTGGCTTAATCTGGCTAATTGAGTATTATTACATGCATGAACCACTCACGAATAGTAAGCATCATCGGGAAGCTTTCAAAAGGACGTTCGCTTACAATATTGGTTGGTAA